The following coding sequences lie in one Megalodesulfovibrio gigas DSM 1382 = ATCC 19364 genomic window:
- a CDS encoding glucosaminidase domain-containing protein — protein MSNYSDTFKTLAKSLAGADLEFPNLKAIVLAQWMLESGRGHSMLALKHMNFGGLKWRDEMKGFATPVDYTDSANEGDSYCAFDGVDSFIKGYWHFLERSPYLGWKVHSSDPAAFIAFIGRTYCPSNEDYTEHVLALLPEAVAMLQQSGATSVYSSVSAVPKYMVKFYSGNYSVRQKSANADKCICYAEHHFNSADPSANYALAVVAANASLTSINWGMWYAQAAASLLGTKVFSPSSTWPGVALGGIDGRGNENLLYTDMPAILLEPLFVSNPKQAAQLKQATWQDALAKTLADSIRKFFPDGGLVAFSIGHKGKTSNPTDCGAAIHGGGHECEYAEIVLKKAATLLEK, from the coding sequence ATGTCAAATTATTCTGACACGTTCAAGACATTAGCCAAGTCTCTTGCAGGAGCCGACCTTGAGTTTCCCAACCTGAAGGCGATTGTGCTGGCTCAGTGGATGCTCGAGTCCGGTCGGGGACATTCCATGCTGGCTCTTAAACATATGAATTTTGGAGGGCTCAAGTGGCGGGATGAAATGAAAGGATTCGCCACGCCTGTCGACTATACCGACTCTGCCAATGAGGGTGACAGCTACTGCGCCTTTGATGGGGTGGATTCCTTCATCAAGGGCTATTGGCACTTCCTGGAGCGCTCCCCGTATCTTGGCTGGAAAGTTCACTCTAGCGACCCTGCAGCCTTTATCGCCTTCATTGGTCGAACCTACTGCCCTTCCAATGAGGACTACACAGAGCATGTTCTTGCTTTGCTGCCTGAGGCAGTAGCGATGCTGCAGCAATCCGGCGCAACTTCGGTGTATTCATCGGTATCCGCTGTACCCAAGTACATGGTCAAGTTCTATAGTGGCAACTATTCCGTTCGGCAAAAATCCGCCAACGCCGACAAGTGCATTTGTTATGCGGAGCATCACTTTAATTCTGCCGACCCTTCGGCCAATTATGCCCTGGCGGTGGTAGCCGCCAATGCATCCCTCACCAGCATCAACTGGGGCATGTGGTATGCCCAAGCAGCTGCCAGCCTGCTGGGCACCAAAGTGTTTTCTCCCTCTTCCACTTGGCCGGGCGTGGCGCTGGGCGGAATAGATGGTCGTGGCAACGAAAACCTACTGTATACGGACATGCCGGCCATTTTGCTGGAACCACTTTTCGTCTCGAACCCAAAGCAGGCCGCGCAGCTCAAGCAAGCCACGTGGCAGGACGCGTTGGCTAAAACACTTGCCGACAGCATCCGCAAGTTCTTTCCCGACGGTGGCCTTGTTGCCTTCAGCATCGGCCACAAAGGGAAGACCTCAAACCCCACTGATTGTGGAGCAGCTATCCACGGCGGCGGTCATGAATGCGAGTACGCCGAAATAGTCCTGAAGAAGGCCGCAACACTGCTGGAAAAATAA
- a CDS encoding GH36-type glycosyl hydrolase domain-containing protein, whose translation MHTQDATLLRAELFSIKQLERHAVAMAGQHRIDPHPGADKLLPRLADNARVLTMAHEVVTAAALPGQRIAPAEAWLLDNYYLIEQQIVMARRHLPRGYSKQLPRLMDGDSAGFPRVYDLALALISHMDGHVDKDNVRQFIAAYQTVTPLKLGELWAFPIMLQLTLLENLRRVSVRIACLREERDQATVWADNMLTTAEQEPKQLIQLLARYAHADAPLTAPFVEEYHLRLQNQGPAMAFVQTWMEQKLLEQGVTAVQLSEAASREGAANQISIANSIGSLRFIGATDWREYVESLSMVEQALRDDPAGVHARQDFATRDRYRHVIEEVAHDSPLGEQDVARAACGLARAAAQAAGADHRTAHVGYYLVDHGRHTLERVAGCRFTWKRWGRRSGPRNRLGLYLGGILLLVALAVTGLLHLTAKLGPASWTGWEFWLIAITGALGASTLASSLVNLAVTLTLPPRLLPRLDFSLGIPEEHRTMVVVPTLVRRLQDVDDLIEALEIRYLGNRDANVFFALLTDCHDAPEAVMPGEDLLLAHARASVQALNETYCDDRPGIFFLFHRPRLWNPYENVWMGYERKRGKLEQFNALLRGGDAAAFSDVVGDIRILPTIKYVITLDTDTQLPRDTARMLIGNLAHPLNRPVFDPIKGRVVEGYAILQPRVSISLTSAGHSRFAKLFAGEAGIDPYSREVSDVYQDLFGEGSFIGKGIYDVDAFRRAVGGRFPENLILSHDLVEGGYARSALVTDVDLIEEHPASYTREASRRHRWIRGDWQLAGWLLPWVPGPSRAGEPRARRQPNPLSALSVWKIFDNIRRSLASPALLVLLACGWLMGPGAPWLWSLLVAGMLVLPDLLRAMVELVRKPADRGWLTHALLAGHSSGRPVLLSLLALVFLPYDALLCVDAILRSGLRMLFTRRGLLLWHMPLYAGRNARRSLGGFFLEMWVAPVVAVALGMALWSVRPVEMLYCAPVLLLWLVSPAVAWWISKPLKPIAQDLTDEQRTFLRVCARRTWRYFAEFVGPKDNWLPPDNFQEHQAAGIATRTSPTNMGMALLSGLMAHDFGYIPAGQLLQFIENTLISMEKLERYRGHFFNWYDTRTLQPLRPQYVSSVDSGNLLGCLLTLQTGLVELKEQPVLSPRAFHGLQDTAQVLSECISSSITSALAQKATHLHDAIALVIAGDPLRSMEAALATLGELQRQGKELLAWLPSNTAEEGELFYWAHAFNRQTQALIDEISMLSPAAPLGAPRGKAIPTLAALVIAQAQGALDRFRVIDDLMERIRLLSAMDFEFLYDTSRDLLSIGYDVGERRRDPACYDLLASEARLTSFLLIAQGQIPQKHWFTLGRLLTSHGSGLSLISWSGSMFEYLMPQLIMPSYENTLLEQTCRAAVARQMEYARQRAVPWGISESCYNAVDGLHVYQYRAFGVPGLGFKRGLGDDLVIAPYASALALLVLPREACRNLQDMAATGFLGAYGFYESADYTPSRVLRGKTHAVVRAFMAHHQGMSLLAFGHALLHRPMQRRFMASPMARATELLLQERVPKKGATLHPHATEASAARPPAADVGAILRTFTDPATPMPEVHLLSNGSYHVMVTAAGGGYSRWRDLAITRWREDVTADSWGSFIYLRDQETGRYWSTAYQPTQDAGKRYEATFAQGRAEFRRQDYALETHTEICVSPEDDVEIRRVTLTNLSSRTRYIEVTSYAEVVLAPQNSDLSHRAFSNLFVQTSILQDRQAILCTRRPRTPEEQTPLMFHLLACPGVAASEPSYETDRARFIGRGRSTANPAALNFQQGTQQLSNTQGSVLDPIVAIRRVITLLPDESATIQLITGVADKRDAVLGMLEKYCDRHFVERAFEMAWFQSQEILRHLGASETDAQLFGRLATSVVFSSATRRAAPGLIARNQLGQSGLWRFSISGDLPIVLLRIGDTTRIGLVKEVLQAHAYWRMKGLAADLVILNEDFTSYRAVLQEQIMGLVHAGPEAQALDKPGGVFVRRAEEFSEEDRVLFQTVARVVLTDAAETLAEQVERRVLPDRMPKPLEPLRRRPVEAIQPLSPRDRIFCNGLGGFTPDGREYVITLEPGQNTPAPWVNVIASPHIGTVVSESGSAYTWVENAHEFRLTNWHNDPVTDASGEALYLRDEDTGAFWSPTPLPACRGVSPSGYVCRHGFGYSVFEHTECEISSELHTYVAMDAPVKFVVIKLRNNSTRLRRLSATGYWELVLGEWRHANQMHIVTEIDPQSGALLARNAYGRECANRVAFVQVSEQASGKGRSMTGSRTEFIGRNGSLDNPACMHRKRLSGKTGAGLDPCAAIQTQIELAEGQEREVVFIFGTATHAAQAHDYFQRFSGPAGARQALEEVWRYWNHTLGAVHFETPDTALNVMANGWLLYQTISCRLWGRSGYYQSGGAYGFRDQLQDAMALVHATPWLAREQLLRCAARQFPQGDVQHWWHPPNGQGVRTHFSDDYLWLVYATCRYIQATGDTGILDEQTHFLEGREVDPKEEAYFDQPQRSPESATLYEHCGRAIKHGLRFGEHQLPLMGCGDWNDGMNRIGHGGKGESVWLAWFLFENLQRFAELARSKGDTFIAESCLQQAATLRQNIEANAWDGNWYRRAYFDDGTPLGSVSNEECQIDSISQSWAVLSGGGDPIRARQAMDAVDKRLVRRDMRLVQLLAPPFDTSALEPGYIKGYVPGVRENGGQYTHAAIWAATAFAMLGDRHRAWELFDMLNPISHGSTPEAMERYKVEPYVMCADIYGAAPHQGRGGWTWYTGAAGWMYRLTAETLLGLHREGDSLRISPCIPDDWPACMVHYRFRDTFYHITIKRISETAQHVVRVVVDGVIMGADSGISQNKDRIPLVDDRQDHNVTVELE comes from the coding sequence TTGCACACTCAGGATGCGACCCTGCTGCGCGCGGAGTTGTTTAGTATCAAGCAGCTGGAGCGCCACGCCGTAGCCATGGCGGGGCAGCATCGCATTGATCCGCATCCCGGTGCGGACAAGCTGCTGCCCAGGCTGGCGGACAACGCCCGCGTTTTAACGATGGCGCACGAAGTGGTGACAGCGGCGGCCTTGCCCGGACAACGCATCGCCCCCGCAGAAGCTTGGCTGCTGGACAATTATTATCTGATCGAGCAGCAGATCGTCATGGCCCGCCGCCATCTGCCACGCGGGTATAGCAAGCAGCTGCCGCGCCTGATGGATGGTGATTCAGCAGGCTTTCCACGCGTTTATGATCTGGCGCTGGCGTTGATTTCCCATATGGACGGCCATGTGGACAAAGACAACGTCCGCCAGTTCATTGCCGCCTACCAGACCGTCACCCCCTTGAAACTGGGAGAGCTTTGGGCATTTCCCATCATGCTGCAACTGACGCTCCTGGAAAATCTGCGTCGGGTCAGCGTGCGTATTGCCTGCCTGCGAGAGGAACGGGACCAGGCCACGGTCTGGGCTGACAACATGCTCACCACCGCCGAGCAGGAGCCCAAGCAGCTCATCCAGCTGCTGGCCAGGTATGCCCATGCAGACGCCCCCCTCACGGCGCCTTTTGTGGAAGAATACCACCTCCGCCTTCAGAACCAGGGGCCGGCCATGGCCTTTGTGCAAACCTGGATGGAACAGAAGCTGCTGGAACAGGGGGTAACGGCGGTGCAGCTGTCCGAAGCCGCCAGCAGGGAGGGCGCGGCCAATCAGATTTCCATTGCCAACAGCATCGGCAGTCTGCGCTTCATCGGGGCCACGGATTGGCGTGAGTACGTGGAATCTCTCAGCATGGTTGAGCAGGCCTTGCGCGACGATCCTGCAGGAGTGCATGCTCGCCAGGATTTTGCCACGCGCGACCGCTACCGTCACGTCATCGAAGAAGTGGCCCACGACAGCCCCCTTGGCGAGCAGGACGTGGCCCGTGCCGCCTGCGGCCTTGCCCGGGCTGCAGCCCAGGCGGCGGGGGCGGATCATCGCACCGCGCATGTGGGCTACTATCTCGTGGACCATGGCCGGCACACTCTGGAACGCGTGGCAGGCTGCCGGTTCACCTGGAAACGCTGGGGCAGGAGATCAGGGCCGCGGAACCGGCTTGGTCTGTACCTCGGGGGCATTCTGCTGCTTGTCGCCCTGGCGGTCACGGGCCTGCTGCACCTGACGGCGAAGCTTGGCCCAGCCAGCTGGACAGGCTGGGAGTTCTGGCTAATCGCCATCACAGGTGCCCTCGGCGCTTCCACCCTGGCCAGTTCCCTGGTGAATCTGGCAGTCACCCTCACCTTGCCCCCGCGCCTGTTGCCTCGCCTGGATTTTTCCCTGGGCATTCCCGAAGAGCACCGTACCATGGTGGTGGTGCCTACCTTGGTGCGCCGGCTTCAGGATGTTGATGATCTGATTGAAGCTTTGGAAATACGGTACCTTGGCAATCGCGATGCCAATGTGTTCTTTGCCTTGCTCACGGATTGTCACGACGCCCCGGAAGCCGTCATGCCAGGAGAAGACCTCCTGCTTGCCCATGCCAGGGCGTCTGTGCAGGCCCTCAATGAGACATATTGCGATGACCGTCCAGGCATCTTCTTCCTGTTCCATCGGCCACGCCTTTGGAATCCATATGAGAATGTTTGGATGGGGTACGAACGCAAGCGCGGCAAGCTGGAGCAGTTCAATGCGTTATTGCGTGGCGGCGATGCTGCCGCGTTCTCCGATGTGGTGGGAGACATACGCATTTTGCCAACCATAAAATACGTTATCACATTGGATACCGATACACAGCTGCCGCGAGATACAGCGCGCATGCTCATTGGCAATTTGGCGCATCCCCTCAACAGGCCAGTATTCGACCCCATCAAGGGTCGTGTGGTGGAGGGCTATGCCATCCTCCAGCCTCGCGTGTCCATCAGCCTGACCAGCGCCGGGCATTCACGGTTTGCCAAGCTCTTTGCCGGAGAGGCCGGCATAGACCCGTATTCCCGCGAAGTCTCCGACGTGTATCAGGATTTATTTGGAGAAGGATCCTTCATCGGCAAGGGCATTTACGATGTGGATGCCTTTCGCCGGGCCGTGGGCGGTCGTTTTCCGGAGAATCTCATCCTCAGTCATGATTTGGTGGAAGGCGGCTATGCCCGGTCGGCTTTGGTAACGGATGTGGACCTCATCGAGGAACACCCCGCCAGCTACACCAGGGAGGCCAGCAGGCGACACCGCTGGATTCGTGGCGACTGGCAGCTGGCCGGGTGGCTGCTGCCTTGGGTTCCGGGACCCTCACGAGCAGGGGAGCCCAGGGCCAGACGGCAGCCGAATCCGCTTTCGGCCCTGTCTGTCTGGAAAATATTCGACAACATTCGCCGCAGCCTGGCATCACCTGCACTCCTGGTGTTGCTGGCCTGCGGCTGGCTCATGGGGCCCGGCGCGCCATGGCTGTGGTCGTTGCTGGTGGCCGGCATGCTGGTGCTGCCGGACCTGCTGCGGGCCATGGTGGAACTGGTGCGCAAGCCAGCGGACCGTGGCTGGCTCACCCATGCGCTGCTGGCCGGCCATTCGTCGGGCCGGCCGGTGTTGCTCTCGCTGCTGGCTCTGGTGTTCCTGCCCTATGACGCCCTGCTGTGCGTGGACGCCATCCTGCGATCGGGCCTGCGGATGCTGTTTACCCGGCGCGGGTTGCTGCTCTGGCACATGCCGCTGTACGCCGGGCGCAACGCCCGCCGATCCCTGGGCGGGTTTTTCCTGGAAATGTGGGTCGCGCCGGTGGTGGCCGTGGCCTTGGGGATGGCGTTGTGGAGCGTGCGCCCGGTGGAGATGCTGTATTGCGCGCCGGTGCTGCTGCTGTGGCTGGTTTCGCCTGCGGTGGCGTGGTGGATTAGCAAGCCGCTTAAGCCTATTGCGCAAGATTTGACCGACGAGCAACGCACATTCCTGCGGGTCTGCGCCCGGCGGACCTGGCGCTATTTTGCAGAATTCGTGGGCCCCAAAGACAACTGGCTGCCGCCGGACAACTTCCAAGAGCATCAGGCAGCAGGCATTGCCACGCGAACTTCCCCCACCAACATGGGCATGGCCTTGCTGTCGGGGCTGATGGCCCATGACTTTGGCTACATCCCGGCTGGCCAGCTTTTGCAATTTATCGAAAATACTCTGATTTCCATGGAAAAGTTGGAGCGCTACCGCGGCCATTTTTTCAACTGGTACGACACCCGCACCCTGCAGCCCCTGCGCCCGCAGTATGTCTCTTCCGTGGATAGCGGCAACCTGCTGGGCTGCCTGCTTACCTTGCAGACGGGGTTGGTTGAGCTCAAGGAGCAGCCGGTGCTGTCGCCAAGAGCGTTTCACGGGCTGCAGGATACTGCGCAAGTGCTCTCAGAGTGTATTTCTTCCTCCATCACCTCGGCGCTTGCCCAAAAGGCGACCCATCTGCACGATGCCATTGCCTTGGTTATTGCAGGCGATCCCCTGCGGTCCATGGAAGCGGCGCTTGCCACCCTCGGTGAATTGCAGCGCCAGGGCAAAGAGTTGCTGGCCTGGCTGCCCTCCAACACTGCCGAGGAAGGCGAGCTGTTTTATTGGGCGCACGCCTTTAACAGACAAACACAAGCATTGATTGATGAAATAAGCATGTTGTCCCCTGCCGCGCCGCTGGGTGCTCCCCGGGGCAAGGCCATTCCGACCCTGGCGGCGCTGGTCATTGCCCAGGCCCAAGGCGCGTTGGATCGCTTCCGGGTCATCGACGACCTCATGGAGCGCATCCGCCTGCTTTCAGCCATGGATTTTGAGTTTCTCTACGACACCTCACGCGATCTCCTGAGCATCGGCTACGACGTGGGCGAACGGCGCCGCGATCCTGCCTGTTACGACCTGCTGGCCTCGGAAGCGCGGCTCACCAGTTTTCTGCTTATCGCCCAGGGGCAGATCCCGCAAAAGCACTGGTTCACCCTGGGCCGGCTGCTCACCAGCCACGGCAGCGGCCTGAGTTTGATTTCCTGGAGCGGCTCCATGTTCGAATACCTCATGCCGCAGCTCATCATGCCCAGTTATGAGAACACGTTGCTGGAACAGACCTGTCGTGCTGCCGTGGCCAGGCAAATGGAATACGCCCGTCAGCGCGCCGTGCCCTGGGGGATTTCCGAATCATGCTACAACGCCGTGGATGGATTACATGTGTATCAATACCGGGCCTTTGGCGTGCCAGGACTCGGTTTTAAACGCGGGCTGGGGGATGATCTGGTCATTGCGCCGTACGCCAGCGCCCTGGCGCTGCTGGTGCTGCCCAGGGAGGCCTGCCGCAACCTGCAGGATATGGCGGCCACGGGATTTTTGGGCGCATACGGGTTTTATGAATCGGCGGATTACACACCCTCGCGGGTGCTGCGTGGCAAGACGCATGCTGTGGTGCGGGCATTCATGGCGCACCACCAGGGAATGAGCCTGCTTGCCTTTGGCCATGCGCTGCTCCACCGCCCCATGCAGCGCCGTTTTATGGCTTCCCCCATGGCTCGGGCTACGGAACTGCTGCTGCAGGAGCGCGTGCCCAAAAAGGGAGCCACATTGCACCCCCACGCGACGGAAGCAAGCGCCGCGCGTCCACCTGCTGCAGATGTCGGGGCAATCTTGCGCACCTTTACCGATCCTGCCACACCCATGCCGGAAGTGCATCTGCTCTCCAACGGCAGCTACCATGTCATGGTCACCGCGGCGGGAGGCGGCTACAGCCGTTGGCGCGATCTGGCCATCACCCGCTGGCGCGAAGACGTCACGGCCGATTCCTGGGGCTCGTTCATCTACCTGCGCGACCAGGAAACCGGGCGCTACTGGTCCACGGCGTATCAGCCCACGCAGGACGCAGGCAAGCGGTACGAGGCTACCTTTGCCCAGGGGAGGGCAGAATTCCGGCGGCAGGATTACGCCCTGGAAACCCATACCGAGATCTGCGTTTCTCCCGAAGACGATGTGGAGATTCGCCGTGTCACCCTCACCAATCTTTCCTCGCGAACCCGGTACATCGAAGTGACGAGCTATGCGGAAGTGGTCCTGGCACCGCAGAACTCGGATTTGTCCCACCGCGCCTTCAGCAACCTGTTTGTGCAAACCAGCATCCTGCAGGACCGGCAGGCCATCCTCTGCACAAGACGCCCCCGAACGCCGGAAGAACAGACGCCGTTGATGTTTCATCTGCTGGCCTGCCCCGGCGTGGCAGCCAGCGAACCTTCCTATGAGACGGACCGCGCCAGGTTCATCGGCCGCGGGCGCTCGACGGCAAATCCGGCGGCATTGAACTTTCAACAAGGTACGCAGCAACTTTCCAATACCCAGGGATCGGTGCTTGATCCCATTGTGGCCATCCGCAGAGTCATCACCTTGTTGCCCGACGAGTCCGCCACGATACAGCTTATCACCGGCGTCGCAGATAAGCGGGATGCCGTGCTCGGCATGCTGGAAAAGTACTGCGACCGGCATTTTGTGGAACGTGCCTTCGAGATGGCCTGGTTCCAAAGCCAGGAAATTTTGCGCCACCTTGGCGCATCGGAAACCGACGCGCAGCTGTTTGGCCGCCTGGCCACGTCGGTGGTGTTCAGCAGCGCGACCCGCCGCGCCGCGCCGGGTCTCATTGCGCGCAATCAGCTCGGCCAGTCTGGGCTGTGGCGGTTTTCCATTTCGGGAGACTTGCCCATCGTCCTGTTGCGTATTGGAGACACCACCCGCATTGGCCTGGTCAAGGAAGTGCTCCAGGCCCATGCCTACTGGCGCATGAAAGGCCTGGCCGCCGATTTGGTGATCCTCAACGAAGATTTCACCAGCTACCGGGCTGTGCTGCAGGAGCAGATCATGGGGCTGGTGCATGCCGGCCCCGAGGCCCAGGCGCTGGACAAGCCGGGCGGCGTGTTCGTGCGCCGGGCCGAAGAGTTTTCTGAAGAAGACCGGGTGCTCTTCCAGACCGTGGCCCGCGTGGTGCTCACCGATGCTGCGGAAACCCTGGCCGAACAGGTGGAACGCCGGGTACTGCCCGACCGCATGCCAAAACCGCTGGAGCCCCTGCGCCGCCGGCCCGTGGAAGCAATCCAGCCCCTGTCCCCGCGTGATCGCATCTTCTGCAACGGGCTTGGCGGCTTCACGCCAGATGGGCGCGAGTATGTCATCACCCTGGAACCCGGCCAGAACACCCCGGCGCCCTGGGTCAATGTCATCGCCAGTCCGCATATTGGCACCGTGGTCAGCGAAAGTGGCAGCGCCTACACCTGGGTGGAAAATGCCCATGAATTCCGCCTTACTAACTGGCATAACGATCCCGTCACAGACGCCAGTGGCGAAGCGTTGTATCTGCGTGATGAAGACACCGGCGCGTTCTGGTCTCCCACGCCCCTGCCTGCCTGCAGGGGGGTGAGCCCGTCCGGCTACGTATGCCGGCACGGCTTTGGCTACAGTGTCTTTGAGCATACCGAGTGCGAGATCTCTTCCGAGTTGCACACGTATGTGGCCATGGATGCGCCAGTGAAGTTTGTCGTGATAAAACTCCGCAACAATTCAACTAGATTGCGTCGATTGTCCGCAACCGGATACTGGGAACTGGTGCTGGGAGAATGGCGGCATGCGAACCAGATGCACATTGTGACCGAAATAGATCCGCAAAGCGGCGCGCTCCTGGCCCGCAACGCCTATGGTCGGGAATGCGCCAACCGGGTGGCGTTTGTGCAAGTCAGTGAACAGGCGAGCGGGAAGGGCCGCTCCATGACGGGCAGCCGGACGGAATTCATTGGCCGCAATGGCTCCCTGGACAACCCGGCGTGCATGCATCGAAAACGATTGTCCGGCAAAACCGGGGCGGGGCTCGACCCCTGCGCCGCCATCCAGACACAGATTGAACTGGCAGAAGGGCAAGAGCGTGAAGTGGTGTTCATTTTCGGCACCGCAACGCATGCGGCCCAAGCGCATGACTATTTTCAGCGATTTTCCGGCCCGGCCGGGGCCCGGCAGGCCCTGGAGGAAGTGTGGCGCTACTGGAACCACACCCTGGGCGCAGTGCATTTTGAAACGCCAGATACCGCCCTCAATGTCATGGCCAACGGCTGGTTGTTGTACCAGACCATTTCGTGCCGGCTCTGGGGCCGCAGCGGCTACTACCAGTCTGGCGGGGCGTATGGATTTCGCGACCAGTTGCAAGACGCCATGGCCCTGGTCCATGCCACGCCATGGCTGGCCCGGGAACAACTGCTGCGCTGCGCCGCGCGTCAGTTTCCCCAAGGCGACGTGCAGCATTGGTGGCACCCGCCCAATGGGCAAGGCGTGCGCACGCATTTTTCCGACGACTATTTGTGGCTCGTCTATGCCACCTGCCGCTACATCCAGGCCACAGGGGATACGGGAATACTTGATGAACAAACGCATTTTCTCGAAGGTCGCGAGGTAGATCCCAAGGAGGAAGCCTACTTCGATCAGCCCCAACGCTCCCCCGAGTCTGCCACACTCTATGAACATTGCGGCCGGGCCATCAAGCACGGCCTGCGCTTTGGCGAGCATCAGTTGCCCCTCATGGGCTGCGGCGACTGGAACGACGGCATGAACCGCATCGGCCACGGCGGCAAGGGCGAAAGTGTCTGGCTGGCGTGGTTCTTGTTCGAGAACCTGCAACGATTCGCCGAACTGGCCCGCAGTAAGGGCGATACGTTCATTGCAGAATCCTGTCTCCAGCAGGCGGCCACCCTGCGCCAGAACATCGAGGCCAACGCCTGGGACGGCAACTGGTACCGCCGGGCCTACTTCGACGACGGCACGCCCCTGGGATCGGTCAGCAACGAGGAATGCCAGATCGATTCCATCAGCCAGAGCTGGGCGGTTCTCTCCGGCGGGGGAGACCCCATCCGCGCCCGCCAGGCCATGGACGCCGTGGACAAGCGCCTGGTGCGCCGCGACATGCGCCTTGTGCAACTGCTGGCCCCCCCATTTGACACGTCCGCCCTGGAGCCCGGCTACATCAAAGGCTATGTCCCGGGCGTGCGCGAAAACGGCGGGCAGTACACCCACGCCGCCATCTGGGCCGCCACCGCCTTTGCCATGCTGGGCGACAGGCACCGCGCCTGGGAACTCTTCGACATGCTGAACCCCATCTCTCACGGCAGTACGCCGGAGGCCATGGAGCGCTACAAGGTTGAACCGTATGTCATGTGCGCAGACATTTACGGCGCTGCGCCGCACCAAGGCCGCGGCGGCTGGACCTGGTACACCGGCGCGGCCGGCTGGATGTACCGCTTGACCGCGGAAACTCTGCTTGGCCTGCATCGGGAAGGTGACAGTCTGCGAATTTCGCCTTGCATTCCTGACGATTGGCCTGCCTGCATGGTGCACTACCGCTTCCGGGACACGTTCTACCACATCACCATCAAACGAATCAGCGAAACAGCGCAACACGTTGTCCGTGTGGTGGTGGACGGTGTGATAATGGGTGCAGATTCAGGTATATCACAGAACAAGGATAGAATTCCTCTGGTGGATGACAGGCAGGATCACAATGTTACGGTGGAATTGGAATGA